The DNA segment TTCTACCTCCAGGCGGATTTGGATCCTGTTTCTTGTCCCCCTTTCCCATCCGGACTCCCCAGACAGAAAATGGTCCCCGAGGCTGAAggaagtgtgtgggggggtgagttgtttttttatgttttttttcttcttttttctatttttcttaaataaaggtTCATTTCTGTACAACCACCAACTCCGCGGACCGTGCGAGGTCCCGCTACCACACGGCCGCCTCGTTCATTTCGGGGGGGTGAGACAGGTGGTTCCCATAGCTCGCCCCGCCGTTGACCGACAGCGTTGAGAAGGGCGGGCTGGGCCCGAAGACCTCCGCCGACATTGAGTGTAGAGGGCCAGGCAggctgggctcagggctgggcGAGTCCCCGGGGGGATGCGCCAGGATGTCGGTGAACCGCTGCGCCTCGCTCGACGGGTGGTGGCCGGGCAGCGGGTGCTCCAGGCCGCCCAGGGGCGTCCCGGAGGGCCCGGACGACGGCACGAAGGGCAGGTCCACTGGCGTCTGCGCCTGCGAGGACGGGGGGCCTTGGGGGAAGAAGTCGTAGTTGCCCCCGGGCCCGTAGTACTCGCCCTGGTAATCTGCGGAGCAGCGGGGCGGAGGATGTCAGGGCTGAGCAGGAAGGACGTGAGAGGCAACACGCGGAACTCGCGGTGGGGGGTCTCCCCCTGCGGGGGCTGGCAGCCGGGAGGAGGCCTGGTGCAAACACTGGAGCTGCTCCCTACCAGACCACCTGCCTCGTTCACCGTCGGGAATTCGGCCCTCGGTCTCGACTACCGACCCCTGATTTACTCCCCAaccttctccatctctcccccacTCGCCACTTCTCTCAAGAACCAGAAGCGCCTCCCGCACCGCCCCCCGCTTCCAACGAAGCCAACCCCGGCTGGCCGCGCCCTGCCACTCGGCGGCACACTCACCTCCGTAGAAGGAGAAGGGCCCGTTGGGGATGAGCTCGCCCGGCTCCAGGCGGTCCACGAGCGGCCGCATCCGGCGCGGACTGCGGAAGAAGGCGTGGCGCCTGGCGCCCAGCGCGCTCAACTGCTTCATCCTCCGTTCCTTGGAGCGTCTGTTCTGGAACCAGACCTGAAGCACACACGCGCCGAAGTGAGGCCCCGGagatcctccccacccccacccccacttcaggTGAGCGGCCGATCGGCCCCTAACCCCTCCAACCGCTAGCTCGACTTAGCGCTCcgagtgtgtgtgttgtgttgtgttgtgttatGTTGGGTTTTGTGTGTGGGGTTATGTCTCCGAGTAGGGCCGCGAGGGGCGTCCCGGGAGCCAATGATGTACGGGATTCCCGACCGGGAACCTGGACAAGCCTCCCTGCCCGACGTGAGGCAGTTGGAGTTGTTTCCAACAGTCACACTGTCACAGCTTCTGGGGGCTGTACCCACATAGACACTCAGCCTCCCCAAATAGTGTCAGACACACGCAGCTTCCCGTTCACGGTTcctggcagccccctcccccgcatGATCGTGACAGAGAACTAAACAGCCTCCTGTTGACACTCAGTCTACCAATGATAGTGACACCCAAACCCACAATCTCCTTTTCAAATCCACGCAAGTCTCCCAGTGCCAAATATACTTATCCACAGCCTCTCACTGACAAGGACACAGACATGCAACCTTCCATTCACTATGCACACGTTGGCACAGCCTCCCAGGGGCCGCAAGGCCTCTGGTGGAGGGCAGCCTGCCTCGGTGCCCAGGCACACTCAGCTTCCCAGGCACGTCTACCACATCCTCACAGAGCCTCCGCAGGTGAACCAGACACCTAACCTTGGGCGGGAGATTCAGGCCCAAATCACATACAGCCCCAAGTCCTCACAACACACTGGCACAGATGCCCAGATGTCCACCTCCTGTCCCTACCCCACTCTAGACCGCCAGAGGCTGAGCTGACTCCAACCCAGGACTCTCCCCTTCAAACCAGGACGCCCCATCTCTCTCTGGAGAAGATGTCTCTGCTCTGGGGCTTGTCTAACTGAGGCAAGAGACCCACGAAGTAGGTGGGGGACACAGAGGATGATCTGTGTTGTGGAGAAGCCAGTGGAACTGATTAATTCTGGCATGTTCAGAGACCTCTGGGCTCCTTCCAAACTAGGTGGGTGGTGCAGAAGAAAGGGTCCTAACTCCCTAGCAGTGTCCAACAatgtcccctcctccagcctcatgctgagctccccagccctccctctctgccagTACCATCACCAGCTTCGAATTGGGAAATGGAGGGAGCCTAGGGATTTCCAGATGCCCTACGCAATGGGGCAGCACAGCACAGGTCAACAGGGTAGGGGTGTGTCTGGTCCTCTCCAGTCCTCCCCACTGCAGCCTCCCAGGACGCACTCCCCTCTTTGGGGCTGGGTTGCCCCAGCTTGGCCTGGGTGCCTGCCTAGAGGAGCCATGTGGGTCTGAATGGGAAGGGGGGGAACTGAGTGGCACACCCAGGCCCTGACCTGGATGACACGCATGTTGAGGCCAGTCTCCTGAGCCAGCTGCTCCCGGATATGGCGCGTGGGCTTGGGAGTAGCAGCGAAGGCTGCCTTCAGAGTTTCCAGCTGCTTCGCCTTGATGGTGGTGCGCGGCCCCCGCCGCTTGGCGCCCAGGTTCTGGTCGTCATTCTCGTTGCTGCCCCCTTCCTTGTCCGATACGTTGGCGCTCTCCGAGTCCTTGGCATCATCCTGTGATGGGTCTTGGGAGTCTGGAGACAAACTGGGGTCACTGCCTGTGGTGGCTGCGGAGAGGGAAGGGACAGGTGAGCAGCGGCCTCAGTGGGccttcctcccccaggacccGTCCGCCCCTAGCGAGCTGGGAATTGGGGCCTCACCTGAGTGGAGACTGTTCTCTTTGGCGACGCTGCTGTTGCTTAGGTAATCCTCTTTGCAGACAAATTTGTTCTCGTCGATGATATAGAGCTCCTCGCCAGTGGAGAGCTGCTTGTTACACATCATGCAGGTGAAGCAGTTTAGATGAAACACTTTGCTCCGCGCTCTCCGCACCAGGTCGCTAGGGGAGATGCCCTGTGCGCAGCCCGCGCATTTGGTACCGAAACACCTGCGGGATGGGAGAGGATGGATTGgcgaagggcagggggagaacagaggccaggaaaaagaagatagagaaagagaaatagaaagtggaggaagaagaagaggaagaaggaaaagaagaaagacagccAAAAAGAGGCAGAATGCCGATCGAGCAGGCAAAAAGGGAGGAGAGGGCGCGGGGCACCAGTGAAAAATCAGTGAGGAGATACACTTGGTTAGAATGAGAGCGAGGGGCTCGAGCTGCCCTCCGCCCCCCCCAGCCTCATGCCCAGTGTTGTCCCAGAAGAAAAGAGCGCCTGCGGAAGAAGGCGTCAAGGCGGCGattggaagggggagggaggcactTATTTCCCTATTAGATTCAGAGAACAGTCAAATTCTAATTAGAGTTCCATGTAAACGCGTCCCGATTGCCGCTTTTCTCCCCTAGCATCGCTCTCACCGCAAAAGGACCCGCGCGTAGGTTGAGGGTTGACAAGGTCCAGTCCCGCCGCGGGTAAAGAAACAGCCGCGGAGCGCGCAGACGGCTGCAGCTCGGCCGCCGCCACGTTCAAGCCCAAAGCCCAGCCGGCTGGCGCAAGCTAGAGCCACCGCAGGGCTCTACGTCCCGGGCTGCGCTTTGCGGGAGCCAGGCCTCCGAGGCCCACTGGCAGCTGGCACCGTTCGCCGTTCTCCGGTTCGCCTCCAGCCAGTATTGGGGACACCAGGCGCGGCCGGCCGAGGTTCGGAGGCTCAGCCTGCGCTTGCTCCCGGCGATACCAGTCTGCACAGCGCTTTTCTCCATGGTTCCCCGCAATCAGAGACACGCTTCCGGGGGCAGCGTTGGGGACAGAGCGTTCTGAGCCTCTGAGCAAAGCGACCCGGATGGTttcgcacccccaccccctcccagttTGATCTGTCACCAAAAACTCAGAGGAGAGCAGAGACCAAGTCAACCGAGTAAACTGGGAGGTTTCAAACCAGTACAGAGGAATTAAAATTCGCATTTGCTCCTGTTCTTCTCAGTTGACTTTTGTGTTTGTGTGGGTTTTGTGGTAAGATAgtacatttaagagaaaaaattaaaatgctaaacgaaggaggggcgcctggagaAGTCCCGGCTCAGGCGAGCCAGGCCTGGGTTTTTCCCGGTTTCGGCAAGAAGGTGGGACAAGGGGACGGCGGGCAGTGCTTAGGAGATCTCCGAGCAGAGCCTCCGCCACAAAGCCGAGGTTCACATTGGGCGGAGGCCGATCCTCCCGCCAACCCAGGCAGCCTCTAGGCGGAGGGGAAAGGTCTTCCCGGAGGCTGGAGCCCTGGGGCATTTCACAGGCACGGTGCAGTTTGCCCAGGCCAGCGCTTGGAGGCCGGTCGGGGTTTCAAGAACACCGTGGAATGTGCACCGTAGGCATTAGGGCAGAGTTTTTCCCTTTCGCCGCCAAAGCAAGGGACTCACACACTCCAACGCAAAAGCCTCGGCACTTCCCGCCAAGATCTTTTGGAGATGGAAAGCAGTGGCATGGATCTAGCCCGGGCTTCTAAGCTTAGCCAGGAGGGCGAGCAACCTGGGCGGCTCGGAGAATGCAGTTGCTGGAGAGCTCTGTGAGAGGGGGAAAGACAGCAGCTGGGGTTACAACCCCCAGGGCTGTGCTGCCTCCTTCTAAGcttggaggggctcctgggctcAAGCCCACTCGCACCCTTTCTTCCCAGGCACGTGCAGCTAAGCCGAGACCCACAATTTTCAGGACGCAAGCAGGGCCGTGTCCCGGGCGCCCAGCACGCCAGCTGGCGAAGAGGTGGGTGCCTGTGGGACTTGGCTGCCCTCTCCAAGGCTGCTCCTAACGCGGTTGCTTCGGCCACGCTGACCTCTGATCCGAAGCTGGCCGGGAAGGGCCcgcagggagggagcagcagaggcgcGCCAGGGAAGTACTCACCGGAAAAAGTCGTTCTTGCAGTAGAGCTTGCCTTCCCGGGAGAAGCACTTCTCGGTCAGGTTGCATTTACATTCACAGCACTGGACGCACTTGACATGCCAGGCCCTGTCCAGCACGTTCAAGAGGAAGCGGTCCAGGATGGGCCTTTTGCAGCCGGCACAGTGCACCATGGTCTTTGGTTTGGTCGGGTGAGGCcgggagagagaagagcaggtaGAGCCTAGGGGATGACTCCTGAAGACGTCAGCAAGAGCTCCCAGCCCCTCCAAAAAGAGGAGACACACTGGGGGTGCAAGCCAAAACCTGCACCAGGAACTCAAAAGGGGGTGAAAAGGAGGCCGATGGGGAGCGGAGGGCACCTCAGTGGAGTGTGCAGCCTGGGAGTCCCAGGGCCCCGGGGCACAGCAGCACCGCTACAGCTCCTGGGGCAAGGAAGAGTCTCTGGTGGGGGAGAAAGCGACTCTTCTGCCCAGAGCCCGCGGAGGACTGAAGGTCACTGAGAACGGCTACgggaacagaaataaataaaacggagtcggagaaggaagaggaggacgcAGCGAGCTCGGGTTGCAGGGAAAGAGCCGTGGAGTTCTCTTGGGCTTGAGGTAGAGCTGTCAGAAGTCAAAGTGCATCTGCTTTTGTCAGGGTACGAGGGCGGGTGTGTGTGTGCCGGGCTGCCTGCCACCGACCGGgatttcccctcttttttttttttttttNNNNNNNNNNNNNNNNNNNNNNNNNNNNNNNNNNNNNNNNNNNNNNNNNNNNNNNNNNNNNNNNNNNNNNNNNNNNNNNNNNNNNNNNNNNNNNNNNNNNGGCAGGCCAAGGGacgaggggggagggagggagggaggggaaagcagGAGGAAGATCTCGTTGTTGATTGTTGTTG comes from the Ailuropoda melanoleuca isolate Jingjing chromosome 13, ASM200744v2, whole genome shotgun sequence genome and includes:
- the LHX1 gene encoding LIM/homeobox protein Lhx1 translates to MVHCAGCKRPILDRFLLNVLDRAWHVKCVQCCECKCNLTEKCFSREGKLYCKNDFFRCFGTKCAGCAQGISPSDLVRRARSKVFHLNCFTCMMCNKQLSTGEELYIIDENKFVCKEDYLSNSSVAKENSLHSATTGSDPSLSPDSQDPSQDDAKDSESANVSDKEGGSNENDDQNLGAKRRGPRTTIKAKQLETLKAAFAATPKPTRHIREQLAQETGLNMRVIQVWFQNRRSKERRMKQLSALGARRHAFFRSPRRMRPLVDRLEPGELIPNGPFSFYGDYQGEYYGPGGNYDFFPQGPPSSQAQTPVDLPFVPSSGPSGTPLGGLEHPLPGHHPSSEAQRFTDILAHPPGDSPSPEPSLPGPLHSMSAEVFGPSPPFSTLSVNGGASYGNHLSHPPEMNEAAVW